Proteins encoded in a region of the Pseudomonas sp. PDNC002 genome:
- a CDS encoding tautomerase family protein: MPLMTVEMFPGRTPEKKRELIKALTETYVEVCGGKPQAVTILLKEVDPADWGSGGQSYAEIIEQSRNA; encoded by the coding sequence ATGCCGTTGATGACCGTCGAGATGTTCCCCGGACGTACCCCCGAGAAGAAGCGCGAGCTGATCAAGGCGCTCACCGAGACCTACGTCGAGGTCTGCGGCGGCAAGCCCCAGGCGGTGACCATCCTGCTCAAGGAAGTCGATCCGGCGGATTGGGGCTCGGGCGGGCAGAGCTACGCCGAGATCATCGAACAGTCGCGCAACGCTTGA
- a CDS encoding alpha/beta fold hydrolase, with the protein MSKAIDCAVAVDGQGPALVMIHGIGARKTGWDKVTAALKDRFTCVRYDLRGHGESPLPSEPFGLDELVEDLEALRRKLGLEKMHLVGHSLGGMIGPAYARKYPQHVLSVGLLSTAAFRSEQDSANVRKVVSAMEEKGIGPVLDTLTQRWFTEDFCVAHPEVIQWRKQQVVDTDAEVFLNVFRIYAETEMAPWLHEVEQPCLVLTGEFDGGCNPQLNQQIANALPHSELVILQDLKHAILIEASERVIPHLEAFYDTVTH; encoded by the coding sequence ATGAGCAAGGCAATCGATTGCGCCGTGGCGGTGGACGGGCAGGGCCCGGCACTGGTGATGATCCACGGCATCGGCGCGCGCAAGACCGGCTGGGACAAGGTCACCGCGGCCCTGAAGGACCGTTTCACCTGCGTGCGCTATGACCTGCGCGGCCACGGTGAGTCGCCGCTGCCGAGCGAACCGTTCGGCCTCGACGAGCTGGTGGAGGACCTGGAGGCGCTGCGCCGCAAGCTCGGCCTGGAGAAGATGCACCTGGTCGGCCACTCGCTGGGCGGCATGATCGGCCCGGCCTATGCGCGCAAGTACCCGCAGCACGTGCTTAGCGTCGGCCTGCTGTCCACCGCGGCGTTCCGCTCGGAGCAGGACAGCGCCAACGTGCGCAAGGTGGTCAGCGCCATGGAAGAGAAGGGCATCGGCCCGGTGCTCGATACCCTGACCCAGCGCTGGTTCACCGAAGACTTCTGCGTCGCGCACCCGGAGGTGATCCAGTGGCGCAAGCAGCAGGTGGTGGACACCGACGCGGAGGTCTTCCTCAACGTCTTCCGCATCTATGCCGAGACCGAGATGGCGCCCTGGCTGCACGAAGTCGAGCAGCCTTGCCTGGTGCTCACCGGCGAATTCGATGGCGGCTGCAACCCGCAGCTCAACCAGCAGATCGCCAATGCCTTGCCGCACTCCGAACTGGTGATCCTCCAGGACCTCAAGCACGCCATCCTCATCGAAGCGAGCGAGCGGGTCATCCCGCACCTGGAAGCCTTCTACGACACCGTCACCCACTGA
- a CDS encoding LLM class flavin-dependent oxidoreductase, which translates to MEFNHFLSAYLPDHEGSGKRLYDDMVEQAVVAEQVGYAGISIPEHHLINILLVPSPLQMAVKIAAVTQRIELVTSIVVLPIRDMRVFAGEVVQADAMTDGRLVLGVGRGAFKYEIEHLGVPMDSTRERFDESLAVLRALLTRKEVAWDGKYYQFPALTVMPRPEREIPLMVATMAPEGIQACAEQGLSVQTTPLSGDHQMLLDQVNAFRRGKAASKGGSGGRLSLQRATYLARDEADAREKLRMAHEYYMRFDNVFTGPGIVHDGGIEPLPRKQSLEELGNNLLICTRERMIDQLAAYAEAGIDEVIMTANFGQSQADTLDMMQRFGDEVIPLFSQLKSSQATTPSKRIGQCR; encoded by the coding sequence ATGGAATTCAATCATTTCCTCAGCGCGTACCTGCCCGACCATGAAGGGTCCGGCAAGCGCCTGTACGACGACATGGTGGAGCAGGCGGTGGTGGCCGAGCAGGTCGGCTACGCCGGCATTTCCATCCCCGAGCACCACCTGATCAACATCCTGCTGGTGCCCTCGCCGTTGCAGATGGCGGTGAAGATCGCCGCCGTCACCCAGCGCATCGAACTGGTGACGTCCATTGTCGTCCTGCCGATCCGCGACATGCGGGTGTTCGCCGGCGAGGTGGTGCAGGCCGACGCCATGACCGATGGCCGCCTGGTACTGGGTGTTGGCCGTGGGGCCTTCAAGTACGAGATCGAGCACCTGGGCGTGCCGATGGATTCCACCCGCGAGCGCTTCGACGAATCCCTCGCCGTGCTGCGTGCGCTGCTGACCCGCAAGGAAGTCGCGTGGGACGGCAAGTACTATCAGTTCCCGGCGCTCACCGTGATGCCGCGCCCGGAGCGGGAGATTCCGCTGATGGTCGCCACCATGGCGCCGGAGGGCATCCAGGCCTGCGCCGAGCAGGGCCTGTCGGTGCAGACCACGCCGCTGTCGGGCGACCACCAGATGCTGCTCGACCAGGTCAACGCCTTCCGCCGGGGCAAGGCGGCGAGCAAGGGCGGCTCCGGCGGACGCCTGTCCCTGCAGCGCGCCACCTACCTGGCACGGGACGAAGCGGACGCGCGGGAGAAGCTGCGCATGGCCCACGAGTACTACATGCGCTTCGACAACGTGTTCACCGGTCCCGGCATCGTGCATGACGGCGGCATCGAGCCGTTGCCACGCAAGCAGAGCCTCGAGGAGCTGGGCAACAACCTGCTGATCTGTACCCGCGAACGCATGATCGACCAGCTCGCCGCCTACGCCGAGGCAGGCATCGACGAAGTGATCATGACCGCCAATTTCGGCCAGTCCCAGGCCGACACCCTGGACATGATGCAGCGCTTCGGCGACGAGGTGATTCCACTCTTCAGCCAGCTGAAATCCAGCCAGGCGACCACCCCCAGCAAGAGGATCGGCCAATGCCGTTGA
- a CDS encoding flavin reductase: MSPLQWRAVSADDTRSLRNAFGAFMTGVTIVTAWDADGAPRGFTANSFTSVSLDPALVLVCIAKSANGLPVYEAAEHFAINILGDWQRDLSNTFAGRSPDKFAGVTLLDSERSAPCLADSLSVLCCARRQLIDAGDHLILIGEVLRYRDGVGSPLGYFRGSYIDFAEGSKAIQADLRTAVKVGCLISVDNGLVLVREPGREQWSLPEVFWREGVSQRAVIGEVFRRVGLAGDVAFIYSIFEEGGSGFTRLIFRGDAVGRTDKAPEGLEVRVFGAAEQPWLRVSGDYTVSMIRRFFKEREADNFGIYCDTADGGRIAGIAGKPVHWQDWQH; encoded by the coding sequence ATGAGCCCACTTCAATGGCGCGCCGTGAGCGCGGACGACACCCGCAGCCTGCGCAATGCCTTTGGCGCCTTCATGACCGGCGTGACCATCGTCACCGCCTGGGATGCCGACGGCGCACCGCGCGGCTTCACCGCCAACTCCTTCACCTCGGTGTCGCTGGACCCGGCGCTGGTGCTGGTGTGCATCGCCAAGAGCGCCAACGGCCTGCCGGTCTACGAGGCCGCCGAGCACTTCGCCATCAACATCCTTGGCGACTGGCAACGCGACCTGTCTAACACCTTCGCCGGGCGTTCGCCGGACAAATTCGCCGGGGTGACGCTGCTCGACTCGGAACGCTCGGCGCCGTGCCTGGCCGACAGCCTCAGCGTGCTGTGCTGTGCGCGGCGGCAACTGATCGACGCCGGCGACCACCTGATCCTGATCGGCGAGGTGCTGCGCTACCGCGACGGCGTGGGGAGCCCGCTGGGCTACTTCCGCGGCAGCTACATCGATTTCGCCGAAGGCAGCAAGGCGATCCAGGCCGACCTGCGCACGGCGGTCAAAGTGGGGTGCCTGATCTCCGTCGACAACGGCCTGGTGCTGGTGCGCGAGCCGGGCCGCGAGCAGTGGAGCCTGCCCGAGGTGTTCTGGCGCGAAGGCGTGAGCCAGCGCGCGGTGATCGGGGAGGTGTTCCGCCGGGTCGGCCTGGCCGGTGATGTGGCCTTCATCTACTCGATCTTCGAGGAAGGCGGCTCAGGCTTCACCCGGCTGATCTTCCGGGGCGATGCGGTCGGTCGCACCGACAAGGCGCCCGAAGGGCTGGAAGTGCGGGTGTTCGGTGCCGCCGAGCAGCCCTGGCTGCGGGTCAGCGGCGACTACACGGTGAGCATGATCCGGCGCTTCTTCAAGGAACGCGAGGCCGACAACTTCGGCATCTACTGCGACACCGCCGATGGCGGACGAATCGCCGGCATCGCGGGCAAGCCCGTGCACTGGCAGGACTGGCAACACTGA